The following are encoded together in the Nocardia sp. XZ_19_385 genome:
- the yaaA gene encoding peroxide stress protein YaaA, whose translation MLVLLPPSETKSDGGAGAPLDLADLAMPQLSAVRDKLVTELIELAKDPGAARKALALGKGADAEIARNAALRTSPTRPALERYTGVLYDALDAKSFTKVQREKAYARLGIGSALFGAVRAGDPIPAYRLSGGSKLPGLPTLSALWRDSLPDALVAEAAGDLVIDLRSGTYQQLGRVPGAITANVLTEHPDGSRTVVSHFNKHHKGLLARALVLTRADPADIAAVARVAEKSGLRAEIASPTELLILT comes from the coding sequence GTGCTGGTGCTGCTGCCTCCCTCCGAAACCAAGTCCGACGGTGGTGCGGGCGCGCCCCTCGACCTCGCCGACCTCGCGATGCCGCAGCTCAGCGCGGTCCGCGACAAGCTGGTCACCGAACTGATCGAGCTCGCCAAGGATCCCGGCGCCGCCCGCAAGGCCCTCGCCCTCGGTAAGGGGGCTGACGCCGAGATCGCCCGTAACGCCGCCCTGCGCACCTCCCCCACCCGTCCCGCCCTGGAGCGCTACACGGGCGTTCTCTACGACGCGCTGGACGCGAAATCCTTCACCAAGGTCCAGCGTGAGAAGGCCTACGCCCGCCTCGGCATCGGCTCCGCCTTGTTCGGCGCTGTCCGCGCCGGCGACCCGATTCCCGCCTACCGTCTCTCCGGCGGCTCCAAACTCCCTGGCCTCCCCACCCTCTCGGCCCTGTGGCGCGACTCCCTCCCTGACGCCTTGGTCGCCGAAGCCGCGGGCGACCTCGTCATCGACCTGCGCTCGGGCACCTACCAGCAGCTCGGCCGCGTCCCCGGCGCCATCACCGCCAACGTCTTGACCGAGCACCCCGACGGCTCGCGCACCGTCGTCAGCCACTTCAACAAACACCACAAGGGCCTGCTCGCCCGTGCCCTGGTGCTGACCCGCGCCGACCCGGCCGACATCGCCGCCGTCGCGCGTGTGGCCGAGAAGTCCGGGCTGCGGGCCGAAATCGCCTCCCCCACCGAACTTCTCATTCTCACCTGA
- a CDS encoding proline--tRNA ligase, with product MITRLSHLFLRTLRDDPADAEVPSHKLLVRAGYVRRVAPGVYSWLPLGLRVLREVERVVREEMNNIGAQEISLPALLPRDPYETTNRWTEYGDALFRLQDRKGADYLLGPTHEELFALTVKSEYNSYKDLPVSLYQIQTKYRDEERPRAGILRGREFVMKDSYSFDLDEAGLKKSYNAHREAYQRIFDRLGVKYVIVAATSGAMGGSASEEFLADSPVGEDTYVVCRESGYAANVEAVITPAPAAQPVEGLPDAVVHDTPNTPTIATLVDWANEAGIYGRPVTAADTLKNVMVKLRHPDGKSEIVGIGIPGDREVDDKRLGASVEPAEVELLTDEDFKNNAFLVKGYIGPKALQDNGVRYLVDPRVATGTSWITGADTQGKHVVGLVAGRDFTPDGTIEAAEVRDGDPSPDGRGTLVAARGIEIGHIFQLGYKYTDAFEVDVLGENGKPTRLIMGSYGVGVSRMVAVIAEQQHDEKGLRWPAEIAPFDIHVVIANKDDAARSGAEQVVAGLDSHGLDVLFDDRTASPGVKFKDAELLGMPWVLVIGRGWSEGKVELRNRFTGEAEELPADSAVESVLAKLRG from the coding sequence GTGATCACCCGCCTCTCTCACCTGTTCCTGCGTACCCTGCGCGACGATCCCGCCGACGCCGAGGTGCCCAGCCACAAACTGCTCGTCCGCGCCGGATACGTGCGCCGCGTCGCCCCGGGCGTGTACTCGTGGCTGCCGCTGGGCCTGCGTGTGCTGCGGGAAGTAGAGCGTGTGGTCCGCGAAGAGATGAACAACATCGGCGCGCAGGAGATCTCGCTGCCCGCGCTGCTGCCGCGCGATCCCTACGAGACCACCAACCGGTGGACCGAATACGGCGACGCGCTGTTCCGGTTGCAGGACCGCAAGGGCGCCGACTATCTGCTCGGCCCCACCCACGAGGAACTGTTCGCGCTCACCGTGAAGAGCGAATACAACTCGTACAAGGACCTCCCGGTCTCGCTGTACCAGATCCAGACCAAGTACCGCGACGAGGAACGGCCCCGCGCCGGCATCCTGCGCGGCCGCGAGTTCGTCATGAAGGACTCCTACTCCTTCGACCTCGACGAAGCGGGCCTGAAGAAGTCCTACAACGCGCACCGCGAGGCCTACCAGCGCATCTTCGACCGGCTCGGCGTCAAGTACGTCATCGTGGCCGCCACCTCCGGCGCCATGGGCGGCAGCGCGTCCGAGGAGTTCCTGGCCGACAGCCCCGTCGGCGAGGACACCTACGTGGTGTGCCGCGAGTCCGGTTACGCCGCGAACGTGGAGGCCGTGATCACCCCCGCCCCCGCGGCGCAGCCGGTCGAGGGCCTGCCCGACGCGGTCGTGCACGACACCCCCAACACCCCCACCATCGCGACCCTGGTCGACTGGGCCAACGAAGCGGGCATCTACGGCCGCCCCGTCACCGCCGCCGACACCTTGAAGAACGTCATGGTGAAGCTGCGCCACCCGGACGGCAAGTCCGAGATCGTCGGCATCGGCATCCCCGGCGACCGCGAGGTCGACGACAAGCGCCTCGGCGCGTCGGTCGAACCGGCCGAGGTCGAGCTGCTCACCGACGAGGACTTCAAGAACAACGCGTTCCTGGTCAAGGGCTACATCGGCCCGAAGGCACTGCAGGACAACGGTGTTCGCTACCTCGTCGACCCCCGCGTCGCCACCGGCACCAGCTGGATCACCGGCGCCGACACCCAGGGCAAGCACGTCGTCGGCCTCGTCGCCGGCCGTGACTTCACCCCCGACGGCACCATCGAAGCCGCCGAGGTCCGCGACGGTGACCCGTCACCCGACGGCCGCGGCACCCTGGTCGCGGCGCGCGGCATCGAGATCGGCCACATCTTCCAGCTCGGCTACAAGTACACCGATGCCTTCGAGGTCGACGTACTCGGCGAGAACGGCAAGCCCACTCGCCTGATCATGGGCTCCTACGGCGTCGGCGTCTCCCGCATGGTTGCCGTCATCGCCGAACAGCAGCACGACGAGAAGGGCCTGCGCTGGCCCGCGGAGATCGCACCCTTCGACATCCACGTCGTCATCGCCAACAAGGACGACGCCGCCCGCTCCGGCGCCGAACAGGTTGTCGCAGGCCTGGATTCGCACGGTCTGGACGTCCTCTTCGACGACCGCACCGCCTCCCCGGGCGTGAAGTTCAAGGACGCCGAACTCCTCGGCATGCCCTGGGTGCTGGTCATCGGCCGCGGCTGGTCCGAAGGCAAGGTCGAACTCCGCAACCGCTTCACCGGCGAAGCCGAAGAACTGCCGGCCGACTCGGCTGTGGAGTCGGTCCTCGCCAAGCTGCGCGGCTGA
- a CDS encoding metal-dependent phosphohydrolase — protein MGGQVDQDLVARWVGLAGAAAEPVGADLVRRYREPHRRYHTVDHLATMLGVIDELAADAADPDAVRYAAFFHDAVYAVDRPDNEERSAELAEERLESLGAATELVREVGRLVRLTAGHDPVPGDRNGEVLCDADLVILAADAPGYGAYTAAVRAEYQHVPDELFRAGRAAVLQGLARQPHLFRTATARARFESAARANLSAELAALTA, from the coding sequence ATGGGAGGACAGGTAGATCAGGATCTGGTGGCGCGGTGGGTGGGGCTGGCGGGTGCGGCGGCCGAGCCGGTGGGGGCGGACCTGGTGCGCCGCTATCGCGAACCGCATCGGCGGTATCACACCGTCGACCATCTGGCGACGATGCTCGGCGTCATCGACGAGCTGGCGGCCGACGCGGCAGACCCAGACGCTGTGCGCTATGCGGCGTTCTTCCACGATGCCGTCTACGCCGTCGATCGGCCCGACAATGAGGAACGCAGCGCGGAGCTGGCTGAGGAACGCCTCGAATCACTCGGTGCCGCAACCGAACTCGTGCGCGAGGTGGGCAGACTGGTCCGCCTCACCGCCGGGCACGATCCGGTGCCAGGCGATCGCAACGGCGAAGTCCTCTGCGACGCCGACCTCGTGATCCTCGCTGCCGACGCGCCCGGTTACGGCGCTTACACGGCGGCCGTCCGCGCCGAATACCAGCATGTACCCGACGAACTCTTCCGGGCGGGGCGCGCCGCGGTTTTGCAAGGGCTCGCCCGGCAGCCGCACCTCTTCCGAACCGCCACGGCCCGAGCTCGTTTCGAGTCCGCGGCTCGCGCCAACCTCAGCGCCGAACTCGCCGCCCTCACCGCCTAG
- a CDS encoding CoA-acylating methylmalonate-semialdehyde dehydrogenase — MQTIAHWLDGKAFGGTSERTAPVTNPATGVVTRQVALANRADAQAVIAAATAAFADWRDTSLARRTQVMFRFRELLNDRKEELAALITAEHGKVRSDAMGEVSRGLEVVEFACGVPHLIKGAYTENASTKVDIFSIRQPLGPVAVISPFNFPAMVPMWFFPVAIAAGNTVVLKPSEKDPSSALWLAELWAEAGLPAGVFNVLQGDKEAVDELLDNPAIKAVSFVGSTPIARYVYQRGTSNGKRVQALGGAKNHMVVLPDADLDLAADAAVNAGFGSAGERCMAISVVLAVGPVGDELVGKITERAATIKTGDGTRGVDMGPLVTREHRDRVAKYIEAGESAGATVALDGRGIQADGDTDGFWLGPTILDHVGTDMTVYTDEIFGPVLSVVRVDTYDDALALINANPYGNGTAIFTNDGGAARRFHHEVEVGMVGINVPIPVPMAYYSFGGWKNSLFGDSHAHGTDSIHFFTRGKAVTTRWLDPSHGGLELGFPQNT; from the coding sequence ATGCAGACAATCGCGCACTGGCTCGACGGTAAGGCGTTCGGGGGAACGAGTGAGCGGACCGCGCCGGTGACGAATCCGGCGACCGGTGTGGTGACAAGGCAGGTGGCGCTGGCGAATCGGGCCGATGCGCAGGCGGTGATCGCCGCGGCCACCGCGGCTTTCGCGGACTGGCGGGACACCTCGCTGGCGCGCCGGACGCAGGTTATGTTCCGGTTCCGCGAACTCCTGAACGACCGCAAGGAAGAGCTGGCCGCGCTGATTACCGCCGAGCACGGCAAGGTGCGCTCCGACGCCATGGGTGAGGTGAGTCGCGGCCTGGAGGTCGTCGAATTCGCGTGTGGAGTACCGCATTTGATCAAAGGCGCGTACACCGAGAACGCGTCGACGAAGGTCGACATCTTCTCGATCCGCCAGCCGCTGGGTCCGGTGGCGGTGATCTCGCCCTTCAATTTCCCGGCGATGGTGCCGATGTGGTTCTTTCCGGTCGCGATCGCCGCGGGTAATACCGTGGTGCTGAAGCCGAGCGAGAAGGATCCGTCGTCCGCGTTGTGGCTGGCCGAGCTCTGGGCCGAAGCCGGTTTGCCCGCAGGGGTTTTCAACGTGCTGCAGGGCGACAAGGAAGCCGTGGACGAGCTGCTCGACAATCCCGCGATCAAGGCGGTGTCGTTCGTCGGGTCGACCCCGATCGCGCGATACGTGTACCAGCGCGGCACCTCCAACGGCAAGCGGGTGCAAGCGCTCGGCGGTGCGAAGAACCACATGGTGGTGCTGCCGGACGCCGACCTGGATCTGGCCGCCGACGCCGCAGTCAACGCCGGATTCGGTTCGGCCGGTGAGCGATGCATGGCGATCAGCGTGGTGCTGGCGGTCGGGCCGGTCGGCGACGAACTGGTCGGAAAGATCACCGAGCGTGCCGCGACCATCAAGACGGGTGACGGCACTCGAGGCGTCGACATGGGGCCGTTGGTCACCCGTGAGCATCGCGACCGCGTGGCGAAATACATCGAGGCGGGCGAATCCGCCGGGGCCACTGTCGCTCTCGACGGCCGGGGTATTCAAGCCGACGGCGACACCGACGGATTCTGGCTGGGCCCAACGATTCTCGACCACGTCGGCACCGATATGACCGTCTACACCGACGAAATCTTCGGCCCCGTCCTGTCGGTCGTGCGCGTCGACACCTACGACGACGCCCTCGCCCTCATCAACGCCAACCCCTACGGCAACGGCACCGCCATCTTCACCAACGACGGCGGCGCCGCCCGCCGCTTCCACCACGAGGTCGAGGTCGGCATGGTCGGCATCAACGTCCCGATCCCGGTCCCCATGGCTTACTACAGCTTCGGCGGCTGGAAGAACTCGCTGTTCGGCGACTCCCACGCCCACGGCACCGACAGCATCCACTTCTTCACCCGCGGTAAAGCGGTCACCACCCGCTGGCTCGATCCGAGTCACGGCGGCTTGGAACTGGGGTTCCCGCAGAACACGTGA